The Flammeovirga pectinis genomic interval TACCCTGAACTTACACGAATGAAAGAAGAAGAACTAAGACAGATATTTTTAGCAGAAGCGCAGGATGGTTTTGAAGAACTCAATCGCCTATTTACTCAATTAGAAAAAAATCACGGAGATAGAGAAGCAACTGAGGCCATTTTTCGAATTATTCATACTCTGAAAGGAAATGCAGCAGCAATGGGATTCGATGATGTTGCGTCTATAGGACATCTCTTAGAAGATATTTTCAGTGAAATTCGTAAAGGAAAGATTCTTCTAACTGCAATGGTCTTTGACGACCTCTTTAAAGCAATTGATAAGCTTGGAGAGATGATTGAAGGCATTAAAGAAGATAAAAAAGTATCGTATAAAGGACTAAGAGCTAAACTAAAAGTAATTCTTAGAAATTTAAAAGGTGAAATTGAGTTTCAGGCTACACAAGGAGGGGAGTCTTCAGAAGATAAAGATAAAGCATTAGAAAATGAAGTGAAGGAAGAGTTGACTGAAAGTCAGAAGGAAATCTTAGCTTCGGAACAACCTGTACCACTTGGTGTAAATTTAGCAGATGAATTTGCAGATGAGGAGGAAAAGAAATCAAAAATCACTTTCTCTGATTTTGTTCAAGTTCCTGTAAGTAAGTTAGATGATCTTCTAAATTTAGTAGGAGAACTTGCTATAGAAAAAGATAGAATTATAGCTCAAGGAGCAAGTTTTGGAGCAACAAATGAATATACTCGTTTATACAGAATAACATCAGATTTACAGTATTCTGTAATGGGTGTACGTTTGGTACAAGTTGGAGCGTTATTTCATAAATTTCACCGAATAATACGTGATGTAGCTACAATTGAAGGTAAAAAGGTAAACCTTGAACTAGAAGGTACTGAAATTGAAATAGACAGAAATGTATTACAAATTATAAGTGATTCAATGATTCACTTAGTTAGAAATGCAGTAAGTCATGGAATTGAAAGTCCTGAAGAAAGAAGAAAAAAAGGAAAGCCAGAAGCAGGAAAAATATTACTTCGAGCATCTTCTGATAAGGAATATGTTATCATAGAAATTATAGATGATGGTAACGGTGTAGATGCAACTAAAATCCGTAAGAAAGTCTTAGAAAAAGGCCTTGCAACTCCAGATACTCTTTCTGCATTGTCTGATGATGATGTAGTTAAATTTATTTTCGAACCTGGTTTTTCTAGTGTAGAAAATGTAACTGCTGTAAGTGGTAGAGGGGTAGGAATGGATGTTGTGAAAAGAGCTGTAGATGCTGTTGGAGGTAAAATAAACACATATACCGAACTAGGTAAAGGAACTACTTTTAGTTTAAGTTTGCCTTCTTCAATGGCTGTTAAATCAGCGTTGTTATTTGTAGTTAAAGATACTGAGTATGCAATTCCATTATCATTTACAGAAGCAGTGATTTCTGTAAAAAGATCAGCAATTCATAAAGTAGGAGGTGGATTAGTAACAACTCATTTAGACGATACAATAACTGTAATGTTTTTAAGAGATTTGTTCGATTGTACCGATTACGATGAATTACAAGATGCTCAGCTGTTACATAGGTCTTTTGATCAGATTCAAGATGAAGAAACTAAAATAAATATTGTTGTAGTTTCTGTGGATAACAGAATGATTGGTTTTGTAGTAGATAGGTTACTACAGCAAAAAGAAATTATTGAAAAGCCATTAGGAAAACCTGTAGAAAATGCACGTTTTATTAGTGGAGCGACTATTTTAGGAAATGGAAATGTTTGTCTTGTATTAGATGCAAATGACATTTCAGAATTTCTATTCAAACCTGCATTTGTTGCTGTTTAATTAAAAATGAAGAAAAGAACTAGAGTATAGATTGTCATGATTCAATCCCAATTTACAGTAGAGAACGCTTACCTAATTAATGATATCACTAACATTGCATTAGGCAATGTGGCAAATTCTCTTTCAACAGTATTGAAAGACGAAATTATTGTTAGAAATGTTTTAGAGGTAAAAGACTTAAATAATCAATTGCTCAGAAAAGACTACGATGGTAATGTATTTGTATTAACAACAAATATTATCGGTGATATGAAAGCTGAAACAATGCTGATTATTCATAATGAAGATGAACAAGGGATTATAGAGAAGATTTTACCTCGGACAGAGTGGGGAAAAAAACAAATGAGAGAGGCAATGCTTCTCGAATTAGATAATATATTAATTGCTGCTTTTGTAACTAAGTTTGCCAACCTTTTTAATACTTCAATTTATGGTCATGTTCCAGGAATAAAGGAAATGACAAAAGAAGATTTTAATGGATACATTAAAGAAAGGGAAGAAAGTATGAATGTGTCTTATGCTTTAAAAGCTGAATTAGGAGCCTTTAAATCTAGAGTTAATATGGAACTAATCTGTATGTTTGATGAAACATTAGTGCCCTTTGTCAATAACTTTGATATGGAAAAAGCATTTGTTGGACATCAAGAAGAAGGTAATAAAGAAAACAAGGAAGATAAAAAAGGGTTCTTCAAGAATATCTTTGGCTAAAACATGCTCAATTGTTCATGTCCATATTTAATATATCCTTCGTGCTGAAGTAGCCATTTCTTTCTACCAATTCCTCCTGCATAACCAGTTAGAGAACCATCACTACCAATCACTCTGTGGCAGGGGATTGCAAGTGCTATAGGGTTTTGCCCATTTGCAGCACCAACAGCTCTTATTGCTTTTGGATTTCCAATGCGTTCAGAAATATCTAAATATGAAGCTACTGTACCGTACCTTACTTTACAGAGTTCTTTCCAAACCGTTTTCTGAAAGGTTGTGCCTTTTATATCAATAGCAAAAGAGAATCCTAATTTACTATTTCCTTGAAAGTAGTTATCTAACCACTCAATAGCATCTATAGTATGAGGATTAGGAAGATCATTTAAAATTTCTTCGTCCTCTTCTAAAAAACGAATTTTTGAAACACCTCTAGGCGATGCTTCTACAAGCATTAAACCTAGAGGTGTTTCTATATAGTCTCTAAAAGTTGTTTCCATTTAGATTTGTAACGCTTTTTTACGAGTAATACCCACAGCAAGCATAGTGAAAGCAAGTACTGCTGCTACACGAGCAATATAGTCACCGTATAAAGTATAAAATGTTTTTTCTTTATTGATATATACATTTCCAACTTCAGCACCCATTGTTCCATAAGCAATAGGTTGAAGAATATCACCTCTTTGATTAATAAAACAAGAAATACCTGTATTTGCAGAACGAGCCACACTTTTTCGTGTTTCAATTGCTCTGAGTGATGAAAAAGCTAAATGTTGTGTATGTCCAGGACTATCATTCCACCAACCATCATTGGTAATTACAGTTAAGAAATCAGCACCTTTTTTTACATAATCAGTTACATATTCTCCGTACACAGATTCGTAACAAATAATTGGAGCTACTGCAACTGTATCATTATAAAAAATAGCTCTTTCTTCTTGTCTACCTAAACCTCCAGAACTACCACCAAAGTTTAAAATTATTGGTTTCAAGATTACAGGAAAAGGAATAGCTTCTACACCAATTACTAATTGAGATTTATTGTAAAAGGTAATAGGATCGTTGTTATGTACCCTCAATGCAGTATTAAAAACATCGTAGTATCCAATGTTTTTAGAACTCCTAGCAGTTGTAGATAAAGCAGAATCGCCATATATTTTGTAAGTGTCAGCTCCAGAAATTAATGTTGCATACGGATATTTTTGCATGAATTTCCTAGCTTTAGAAACTTCACTATTTCTATCAGGATATTTTTCATCAATACTTTTACTAATTGATGTTTCTGGCCAGAATATAAATTTGGTAGAAGGAGTGATTGTTTTTTTAGAAAGTGCAATCATTCTTTTAACCTGTTCCTCTGGTGTCATATAAGTCTGTATATTTTGCTCACCAGTTCTAGCATTAAACTTAAACTTTTCAGAGTAGCAATCAATATTTGGCTGTACAACCATAACTTCTGTTGGAGTACCTACTTCTTCATAATTGTAATACATAAACAGAGATATGCATACAGGTAGAGTAGCTAAGAAAAATATAGAAACTATTTTCCTACCACTAACCATAAAACTAAAGAAATAGATATTTAATAATAATATCCATAAAGTACCTCCAAATGTACCAGTATATTCATACCATTGAGCTAATGAAGGAGTAAAACTCAATACATTACCTAGGTTTAACCAAGGCCAAGAAAAATCCCAATACAAATGTAAATATTCAAAGGCAATCCACCAGCAGACAAAATCTAGATGAAAATACTTACCGTTAGAAATTCTTCTTGTGTGATGGAAAGCAAGAAATGGTAAAGCCATTAAAGCAGCATTTGCTCCCCAAGCACTAAAAGTAGTCCAAGAAGAGGCATACCATAACCACCAATAACCAATTGTATTAAAAGTAAAAAGAGCTAGAAAAGCAAAACCATAAACTCTCCATCCTTTAAAACGGGTATCACTCTTTGCTATTACTCTTTCAATTTCTAATAGAGGAACAAACCCTATAAAAACCAAAGGAAACAGACCATGCCAAGATACTCCTAATAGCACTCCGCTTAATAATGCTAAGACCCAAGGGTACCATTTCTTTTCACTATTGGCGACAATAAAATCATATAAAAATTTTCTCATTACTGATCTTGATCTTTGTATTTATATTTGTTGCCTTTAGGCTTTTTCTCAATTTTTTTTCCTTCAACAACAACAACAATTTCACCTTTAGGAGGTTTTTCTGTATAATATGCTGCTAATTCTTCTAAAGTACCCCGTTGTGTTTCTTCATGAAATTTAGAAATTTCTCTAGATACGCTGGCTCTACGGTCAGTTTCCCAAGCTTCTGCAAGTTGCTCTAAAAACTTAACCAAACGATGTGGCGATTCATAAAAGACAATTGTACGTTGTTCTTCTGCCAATTCTTGAATTTTTGTTTGCCTTCCTTTTTTATGAGGAAGAAAACCTTCAAAGATAAAACGGTCGGAAGGTAAGCCAGAGTTTACAAGAGCAGGAACAAAAGCGGTAGCTCCTGGTAAAGTTTCTACTTTAATACCTGCTTCTCCACAAGCACGAACCAATATATATCCAGGGTCAGAGATAACAGGAGTACCTGCATCAGATACTAAAGCGATCTTTTCTCCTTTTTGTAATCTATTTAATAAGCCTTCAACTGTCTTATGTTCATTAAATGCATGATGACTTTGAAGGTTACTTTTAATCTCAAAATGTTTTAATAATTTTCCCGTATTACGAGTGTCTTCTGCTAAAATAGTATCTACTTCTTTAAGTATTCTTAAAGCACGCGCTGTAATATCTTCTAGGTTACCAATCGGAGTTGGTACTATATATAATGATGTCTCTTCCATAATTTATCTCTTAGTGAACAAAGATAAGCATCTGTTTGATTGATTTGTAGTTAATGCTTTGAATACTTAATAATAAATTAGAACTATTTGTAAAACAAAAGAGCCATCATTTCTGATGGCTCTCTTTTATAAATTTGCGTAGGATGATTACTTACTAATCTTCACTTTATTCAATATTGCTTCAATAATTTCACGAGTAGTGATTTCATCTGCTTCCGCTTCATAATTTAATATAATACGGTGATTAAATACGTCATAAGCAATTTCCTTAATATCTTCTGGTAAAACATAATCTCTACCTTCAAAGAATGCAATTGCCTTTGCAGCTCTATGTAAATTGATACTCGCACGAGGAGAAACACCAAATTGTATATATTGAGCTTCTTCGTCTAAACCGTAATCTTTAGGAAAACGAGTGGCAAACACCAAGTCAATGATATATTTTTCTAAAGAATCGTTCACTTTCACAGCGTCAATAGCATCGCGAATAGCAAAGATATCTTCTTTAGAAAGAATAGGACGAACCTTATCATCAAAACCTTGGTTAGACATGCGGCGCATGACTTCCAGTTCATCCTCTTTCTTAGGATATTGGATGTAAACCTTTAACATAAAACGGTCAACCTGTGCTTCTGGTAGAGGGTAAGTACCTTCTTGTTCTACTGGGTTTTGCGTTGCAAGTACTAAGAACGGTCTATCTAATTTAAAAGTAGTTTCGCCAATAGTTACTTGTTTCTCTTGCATGGCCTCTAGTAAAGCAGCTTGTACTTTAGCTGGAGAACGGTTAACCTCATCCGCTAACACTAGGTTAGAGAAAACAGGTCCTTTTTTAACTTCAAATTTACCTTCACGCTGATTGTAGATCATTGTACCTACTAAATCCGATGGAAGTAAATCTGGAGTAAATTGAATACGTTGGAAATCTAAAGCTAACACATTAGATAATGTATTTACTGTTAGTGTTTTTGCCAAACCAGGTACACCTTCTAAAAGAACGTGACCATTTGTAAAAAGTCCAATTAATAATCTATTTACCATGTAGTCTTGTCCAACGACTACCTTACCTACTTCTGAAATTACTTCATGAATTTTATCATGCAGTACTTTATGATCTCCTGTATTTTCCATGTAAAATCGAAAATTTAATATTTACCACGTAAAAGCTAAAAAAGATAAAGGTTATGTAACCCAAAAAAACTTTAGCATTAACTATGTTCTAATATGCAATTTACACGATGAAAATAATTATTGATGATATTCATTTATTGGTAAACGATTTTTAACGTTTACTAACATAAGAAATGATTTCCTTCACACTCAATTTACCCTTTTTGCCTAATACGGTAATGTAATAAGGCTAATTTACGTCTCTACTTTTCAATTTTGTATTTGATTATTCGATGAATTAAGTTTTCATCACAAAAAAATGCCAAGAAAATTTCCTTGGCATTTCATACTACTCAGGTTTGAGTTTGTTAGCAGTGCTGATGACAGAATTCCATGTTATTCCTAGAATAATCAACCTGAGCTCATTCAAAATATATAGTCGTATATAATCAATTCATTTCAGTTCTTTCAATATTATTTTGTACCGTTTTGGTAGTAGTATTTTCTTCTGTATCTAAAGAATTACTAGTTAAATTTGATAACCCTAAAAGAGTTATTACAATTAGTAACACGAAAAACGCATATAATTTGTGAGATTTCATGACATTATTTTTATTGGTGGCTGTTAATATATTTCAAATATGCGTAAATAATACACTAATTAAATTGATTTTAATTTCTATCAAAAGGTGATTTTTATCATATCTTTAATTTGTTAGTGAGTAATTATTCATTTATTACGTTTGAAAATAATTGATTGTTTAGTAGGGAATTACTTTTTCCTTTAAAAAGAAAAACAATAAAATATTGGATACGTCTGCATAAAAATTACCTTCCTTCTTGCAATAGTAGATTCATATTTATTTATTGAGAATTGCAATGAATTTATCTAAATAAGACTAGATTTTATTAGCCTGTGGCAGATATACAAACAGCAGAAGAATTAATAAAAGAACTTTATAGGCACAGAAAAGTGATACAACATCTCTTTAAGAGAAAAAATGCATCCTTTGATGAGTTGATAGAAGTTTCTGATGGAAAAGAAAAAGAAATACTTCAGGCAAATGCTAGAGGAATTATTTCTGTGCAAGAGGGAGAACCTGCAAGACTTGACGAAAGATTATTAAATTTTGTAGAAGATTTTCTTGAAATTAATGAGGATATCAGAAATTTTGAGGTAGACGAAAGTATTCGGATTCTTAAAAAGACAATTTACTTGTATGAAATAGATGAAGATGCTAGAGAAAGAGAACGTTATTTACACCGAGTTAAACGCTATTTAAATAGTATTGGTAGAGTTATTCGTAAAAATGCAACAACATTAAGTGCTTTAGTAAAACAAGAGTATAAAACAGCGTCTTCTATTGAACTCAAGAGAATTAAAATTGAAGATCATAATGAACAAGCTGAAAAATTACTTGAACTAATTCAAAATGCAGAAGAGCTATTAGATAACCCATTTTTTAGAGTAGTTCAAGATGAAGGATTACGCGCAATTGTAAATGATTTAAGAGTAAATCATTTAACAATGGCAAGACATAATTTAATTGCTTTACGACAAGAAATTGTTCGTTTTATCAATCAAATTGCAGAGTTAGACCGTCAGCACAAAAAAATAATCCAACTTAAAAAATTCCGTGATTTATACGAATTGGAAATATGTACGAACGTAGAAGAAGTGTTCACTCATGAAGACTCTTTATTTTTCGATACTCAACTTCGTTTCCAAACTCATTTAGACCTAGATTATCTAAGAGGAGATGAAGGTCTAGATATAATAGAAAGAGTAGCCATTCGTCGTCAGCATAAGATGAGAATGCAGTTACAGGCTGAATTAGATATTGATGATGCATTGCTAGATCCACAGCAACAGACAATGTTGCATATTGATTTTAGTAAGTTAAAGAGAGCATTCTTCCTACAATCTAATGATCTTTTATCTTTTGTGAAATCATATGATTTTGGGAAAGAGATGAGTGAAAAACAATTCATAAAAGTGTACTGTCAGGTAGCACTAATTTTTGAAGATGAGATGGATTTTGGTTTAGCTGAAAATCCATTTGATGAAGCAAAGCACCTTGAATATGAAGGTAAACAGTTTGCTTATATCACACCAAAAAGAAAAGAAAAGAAATAACATTCAACATGAATATTGACCATACAAGTACAAGAAGAGTATTCGAACTGCTTAGCCGTGGACAGTTTTTAAGTGCTAATGCTATCAAATCAGAAATTAGAAAACTCTACGATGAAGTAGATGAGTTTTTTACAGGATTTGAAAGTATGTATGCACCGTTAGGCTTCCATCTAAAAAAAGGAAATAACTATTATTACTTTTCTAGAGAAGGGGGGAAACAAACAATTGAAGAAAAAATTGAACGTTTTTACCGTTACATAGATCGTTTAGCTTTCTTTGCCACATTTGCCCCAGGATTTGGCGAAGGATTGCGCTTTTTTATAAAAGATATTGTACATAAATGTAATGTAGAGACAGATTTAAATGAGCAGTTGTCAAGGCTAGCATCAGATAAAAATATTTCTACACACGATAAAGTACGTGATTTAGTAGACGAAATGAGACGTCATGGTTTTATGGATTGTGAAGACGAAGAAAATGAAGGATTCATTGTATTATCGTCTTATAACTACTTAAAAGATATTGTTGATTTAATAGATATTGATCCGAACAACGAATGAATGCACCACAAACTCCAAAGAGATTCTTAAATAAACTTGTTCTAATAAAGAGTGCTGGATTTGATTACGCTGAAGTAGATTTAAGCGGTAATGTTCACTTTGTTGGATCAAATGGATTTGGTAAAACAACTGTACTCAGAGCAGTTTTATTCTTTTATCATGCTACTTCAGAAAAGAGAGAATTAGGGATAAAAGAGCAACAAATGTCTTTCTCGGAATATTATTTCCAAGATTTGAATGCTCGTTTAATTTATGAAATTCAAACCCCACGAGGAAAACATTGTTTAACTGTATATAAATCTGGCGGAAGATTAAAGTTTCGCTTTATAGATACAGCTTACAATAAAAACTTTTTTATAAAAGATAGAAAAGCATGTAACCATGAAGAAGTACTTGATTTACTTTCAAAAGGAGAGGTTACTTTTTCAGATGAGATTCGTCGTTTTGCCGATCTTAGAAAAGTAATTTATGGCGTAAGCAAGAATAATACACAGTTTAGCCTATTGCAACCATCTTTAGGAGTTAAAACTCATCAGGTTGATGGAATTCCTAAAGCGATAACAAACATCTTTAGAAGTTCTGGTTTAAAGTCAGATTATATTAAAAGAGCTATTGGAGAGGCTGCTTCTACTGACCATGAAATGCAACCAATTTCTCTAGAAACGATAGCTAATTTTATACATGAATTTGACGATCAACTTACAGATTTTGAAGATTTTGAAAAAAATAAATCAAATGCTGAAGAAATTGTAGGTCTCGAAACAGAAATTACACAACAACTTTCTTATCAACAACGCCTTGCCAAACAAATTGGTGGAGGAGTAGCTTTAGCTGAAAAACATTTAGCCGATAGTGAAAAACTATTAGCTCGAATGCAGGTGGAAGAAAACGAGATGAAAAAGAAATATGAGTCTGCTGAAGAGGTTTATCAATCAAAAACTGCTGTTGTTAATCAAGAATTAGGTGAAGTAAAGGCTACTCTTAAAGAAATTGAGCGTAGAGAAAAAGAATATTCATCTATAACGATTTCGGGAAAAGCCTATTCAATAGAAAAATTAATTGAATTATGTGCAGAAGAACCTCGAATTAAAGATCAATTAATTTATCAACAAGAGGTAAAGCAAATGCTTGTGGCACAAACAGCTCAAGTAGAACATCTTATTGATGATCAAAAGAAATCTTTAGAACAAAAATTTACAGCTAGAAAAAGTGAATTTAACGAGGGTAAACAACTTTTAAGAGAGCAGCTTCATTCCCAAAAAGAAAAACTTAGTGGAGAGAAACAAACTGCTCTAGAGGAATTAAGAAATAAATATTTTGTTAGAGAAGGTGAATTTAGAGTACAGCTAGATCAAGCAAAAGAATTAAAGACACGTGCTGAAGTAGCTCTAGAGATAGAAAAAGAAAAAGATTTCTCTAAAAGTTTACTTTCGGAAAGTAATACAATGAGAGTAAAGCTTTCTACAGAAATAAAAGAGCACAAACAGGCTATTCTAGAAACTGAAAATACAATAAAAAACACCAAAGAAAGACGTCGTTTAGAAGAGCAAATAATCAGAAATGAAGCAAGAAATCAACAAGCTGAATTAGAGAGACAATTAAAATTGGTTTCTGATGAAGTAGATGAATGGAAACTTCGTCAAGAAGATTATGAGGGTACATTTAGGTCGTTTTTGGATCAAAATAAATCAGATTGGTCAGAATCAATTGGTAAAGTATGTGATGAAGAGTTACTATCTCGTAAAGATTTAGACCCGTCTATAGTACCTGGAAATTCATTTTATGGTATTAATTTAGAAGTTGGTGCTTTAACATCAAAAGTGACTTCAACAGATAATATTGCCACTATTTTAGAGCAAAAAGAAGCAGCTTTGGTTTCTGCTCAAATCAATTTATCGGAATTAGATAGTATAATTGATAAAAAAGTTGAAGCTCTTGTAGGTAATTATAGTAAGAAACTAGGGCAGTTGGAGCAAAAACTATCCGACCTATCTTCCAAAGTAATTCATCTAGAAACTGAACTAAAGGAAGCAAGAGAACAAGAAGCATCGATTATAGAAAAAGCGACTGTTCTAAAAGAAGCTGCTTTAGTGGAATTGAGAAGAAAATTCCGTATTACTCAAGAGGCTTGTGATAGTATAGAAGGGAAGCTATCTGATCTTAAAGATGATCGTTGGTCGCAAGAGAACGAAACATCAGAATTATACACAAACAAGCTCAATGTATCATCTTCTGAGATTGAAACGAAAGTAGCTAAACTAGAACAAGAATGGGCTGCTTATGAAGGAGATCATGCTAAACGTATCAAAGAGCTAGAAGAAGAACGAAAAGGGCTTCTAGAAGAAAAAGGGATTGATACAGAGAAATTAGAAGAAGTTGAAATAGAGATTCAAGCTTTATTATCAAAAATAAAAGATGTTGAACAAGCACAGATCATAAAGAGAGATTATGAAAAGGATAAAATCTATTATCTAGATGCTGCAGATGAAACACGAAATAAGAAAAAACATCAAGAAAAAGAATTAGAAAATCTTAAAGGAGATTACGATAAAGCTGTAGAAGAATACGAAGAGCAGTTAAATTACCTTGACGATAAACGAGATACTTACCGCCGTACTAAAGATCATAGCAATCACCTTTTAAAACAGTTTAAAGCAGCTAAAGAAGAGGATGAACAAGCTTATATTAAGTTACAAAAATATTTAGATGAGGGTGCAGGTAACGTAAATGAAGCTGAAATTAATGATGGAGATTTATCATTTTTATTAACTGAATTACGTAAATCTTTAAAGGAACGTAATAGATTATCGGGTGTTTTTAAATCTAAAGGACAAATCTTTACAGGTGTTTTCAGAAAAGAAAATCATTTAAAAATACCTACTTTATATGCTCAATCTTCTTTACAAGAATTTATTTATTTAGCTAAAAATATTCTTCCAAGTCTATTGGATGGAGAACGCTTAGCGCATATGAAAGACCAGTTAGAGAAGCAACATCGAGAAATTATTAGTTCAGTAGCCCGTCAAGTAAAAGACCTTTCGGATACTTCTGATTTGATAAAAAAGATTGTAAAAGACATTAATAATGGTTTTGCAAGAAGTAACTTTGTTGGTGTTGTCAAGTCTATTGAATTAGAGTATAATGAGAACAATACACCATTATTAACTACTCTAAAAAAGATTTACCGTTTAAATCAAGATG includes:
- a CDS encoding ATP-binding protein, which codes for MNAPQTPKRFLNKLVLIKSAGFDYAEVDLSGNVHFVGSNGFGKTTVLRAVLFFYHATSEKRELGIKEQQMSFSEYYFQDLNARLIYEIQTPRGKHCLTVYKSGGRLKFRFIDTAYNKNFFIKDRKACNHEEVLDLLSKGEVTFSDEIRRFADLRKVIYGVSKNNTQFSLLQPSLGVKTHQVDGIPKAITNIFRSSGLKSDYIKRAIGEAASTDHEMQPISLETIANFIHEFDDQLTDFEDFEKNKSNAEEIVGLETEITQQLSYQQRLAKQIGGGVALAEKHLADSEKLLARMQVEENEMKKKYESAEEVYQSKTAVVNQELGEVKATLKEIERREKEYSSITISGKAYSIEKLIELCAEEPRIKDQLIYQQEVKQMLVAQTAQVEHLIDDQKKSLEQKFTARKSEFNEGKQLLREQLHSQKEKLSGEKQTALEELRNKYFVREGEFRVQLDQAKELKTRAEVALEIEKEKDFSKSLLSESNTMRVKLSTEIKEHKQAILETENTIKNTKERRRLEEQIIRNEARNQQAELERQLKLVSDEVDEWKLRQEDYEGTFRSFLDQNKSDWSESIGKVCDEELLSRKDLDPSIVPGNSFYGINLEVGALTSKVTSTDNIATILEQKEAALVSAQINLSELDSIIDKKVEALVGNYSKKLGQLEQKLSDLSSKVIHLETELKEAREQEASIIEKATVLKEAALVELRRKFRITQEACDSIEGKLSDLKDDRWSQENETSELYTNKLNVSSSEIETKVAKLEQEWAAYEGDHAKRIKELEEERKGLLEEKGIDTEKLEEVEIEIQALLSKIKDVEQAQIIKRDYEKDKIYYLDAADETRNKKKHQEKELENLKGDYDKAVEEYEEQLNYLDDKRDTYRRTKDHSNHLLKQFKAAKEEDEQAYIKLQKYLDEGAGNVNEAEINDGDLSFLLTELRKSLKERNRLSGVFKSKGQIFTGVFRKENHLKIPTLYAQSSLQEFIYLAKNILPSLLDGERLAHMKDQLEKQHREIISSVARQVKDLSDTSDLIKKIVKDINNGFARSNFVGVVKSIELEYNENNTPLLTTLKKIYRLNQDVAFTDQGDFFKVNINASSKDSRQSVQLLKDLRRVIKDNNQKQITLEDTFMLRFRVIENNNDTGWVEKLSNVGSEGTDVLVKSMIYITLLTVFQENAYRDQHDYYVHCVIDEVGKLSDRYLRDLIHYTNSKNIRLIFGSPNENDPSIYDHVLKLERNSKSNKASIVKLVSEM